One Fusobacterium varium DNA segment encodes these proteins:
- a CDS encoding extracellular solute-binding protein: protein MKKLLLGIMILGAFASCGSKEEPKQEVAAKAPMTLEEITTAAKAEGEVNSVGMPDAWANWVGTWKDINTKYDLKHLDTDMSSAEEIAKFKAEKENATADIGDIGYEFGTVAVAQGVTQPYKPTTWEEIPEWAKDKDGHWVIGYTGTIAFIVNKELVKDIPTSWKELGESNAKVTVGAVGIASQATNSVLAAAFALGGDEGNIQPAIDYFGKMAEQGRLLLNDPMIANLEKGEVEVGLVWDFNGLNYRDQIDREKFEVLIPSDGSLTSGYATIINKYAKHPNAAKLTREFILSDEGQINLAEGYAKPIRTGVVLPEDVKAKLLPNEQYQNARPVKDFDAWKKTSENISQLWQEEVIYKVNK from the coding sequence ATGAAAAAATTATTACTAGGGATTATGATTTTAGGAGCATTTGCAAGTTGTGGAAGTAAGGAGGAGCCAAAACAAGAGGTTGCAGCTAAAGCTCCTATGACTTTAGAAGAGATAACAACAGCAGCAAAAGCAGAAGGAGAGGTTAATAGTGTTGGAATGCCTGATGCTTGGGCAAACTGGGTAGGAACTTGGAAAGATATAAATACAAAATATGATTTAAAACATCTAGATACAGATATGTCAAGTGCTGAGGAAATAGCAAAATTTAAAGCTGAAAAAGAAAATGCTACAGCAGATATTGGAGATATTGGTTATGAGTTTGGAACTGTTGCAGTTGCTCAAGGAGTAACTCAACCATACAAACCTACAACTTGGGAAGAGATTCCTGAATGGGCAAAAGATAAAGATGGACATTGGGTAATAGGTTACACAGGAACAATAGCTTTTATAGTAAATAAAGAGCTTGTAAAAGATATTCCTACATCTTGGAAAGAGCTAGGAGAAAGCAATGCAAAAGTAACAGTGGGAGCTGTTGGAATTGCATCTCAAGCTACAAACTCAGTTCTTGCAGCAGCTTTTGCTTTAGGAGGAGATGAAGGAAATATTCAACCTGCTATAGATTATTTTGGTAAGATGGCAGAACAAGGGAGACTTCTTTTAAATGACCCTATGATAGCAAATCTTGAAAAGGGAGAAGTTGAAGTAGGACTTGTTTGGGATTTTAACGGACTTAATTACAGAGATCAAATTGATAGAGAAAAATTTGAAGTTTTAATTCCATCTGATGGATCATTAACAAGTGGTTATGCAACAATAATCAATAAATATGCTAAACATCCAAATGCTGCAAAACTTACTAGAGAGTTTATTTTAAGTGATGAGGGACAAATTAATCTTGCTGAAGGATATGCAAAACCTATCAGAACAGGTGTTGTACTTCCTGAAGATGTAAAAGCAAAACTTCTTCCAAATGAGCAATATCAAAATGCAAGACCTGTAAAAGATTTTGATGCTTGGAAAAAAACATCTGAAAATATCTCTCAATTATGGCAAGAGGAGGTAATTTATAAAGTAAATAAATAA
- a CDS encoding alkaline phosphatase family protein gives MEEKNRVIFVLLDGLNYKNSEYMGYMIALEREGKVKFSKVLSEMPSLSKPLYETLLTGKKPIEHGVLNNGTPIMSKEKNIFSLCREAGLITGVSGYYWLSELYNSTPFNKIKDTNTNDENKNIQHGRFYTLDHYPDEVVFIDGEYIREKYNPDFLMIHSMNIDDIGHKFGSDSKEYRYSVRVADNLLSTFVPKWIEEGYTIIVTSDHGMSVDGMHSGKGELEAEVPFWLINDKKDLQLGEEIEQIYVASIISYFLRIGTEEMKKRAEIFYRGY, from the coding sequence ATAGAAGAAAAAAATAGAGTAATATTTGTTCTTTTAGATGGATTAAACTATAAAAATTCAGAGTATATGGGGTATATGATAGCTCTTGAAAGAGAGGGAAAAGTAAAATTTTCAAAGGTTCTTTCAGAGATGCCAAGTCTTTCCAAACCTCTATATGAAACATTGTTAACAGGAAAAAAGCCTATTGAACATGGAGTCCTTAATAATGGGACTCCAATTATGTCAAAGGAAAAAAATATCTTTTCATTATGCAGGGAAGCAGGGCTTATTACAGGGGTATCAGGGTATTATTGGTTAAGTGAACTTTATAATTCAACGCCTTTCAACAAGATTAAAGATACAAATACGAATGATGAAAATAAAAATATTCAACATGGAAGATTCTATACACTTGATCACTATCCAGATGAAGTTGTATTTATTGATGGAGAGTATATAAGAGAAAAGTACAATCCAGATTTTTTAATGATACACTCAATGAATATAGATGATATTGGACATAAATTTGGTTCAGATAGTAAAGAGTACAGATATAGTGTAAGAGTAGCTGATAATCTTCTATCTACATTTGTTCCAAAATGGATAGAAGAGGGGTACACTATTATTGTAACTTCAGATCATGGAATGAGTGTTGATGGAATGCACAGTGGAAAAGGTGAACTTGAAGCTGAAGTTCCATTTTGGTTAATAAATGATAAAAAAGATTTACAATTAGGTGAGGAGATAGAGCAAATTTATGTTGCCTCTATTATCAGTTATTTTTTAAGAATTGGAACAGAAGAGATGAAAAAAAGAGCAGAAATTTTTTACAGGGGGTACTAA
- a CDS encoding ABC transporter permease codes for MKRKIKEKIKYGLFLIPLLLIVIFFLVVPIVSVVEGSFRADGDSVYSLYNYKYIFQSKFYRQGFYNSIKVSALSTIFGMIVSFQLAYSISRLSEKIRGNVLLYSNMMSNFSGLPLAFAFIIILGANGAMTIILQKLGIEGFDIYTQYGLILVYTYFQIPLGTLLLYPAFDSLDERWKEACSLLGGGKFDYWRRIGFPILKSSIIGTGIILFTNAIGAYATAYGIMVSNYNIIPIRIGALISGDIILKPNLASALAVLLIFMILIVFFINEKFVQNNRFRREER; via the coding sequence ATGAAGAGGAAAATAAAAGAGAAGATTAAATATGGATTGTTTTTAATTCCTCTTCTATTAATAGTTATATTCTTTTTAGTTGTTCCAATAGTTTCAGTTGTAGAGGGAAGTTTTAGAGCTGATGGAGATAGTGTATATTCACTTTATAACTATAAATATATTTTTCAAAGTAAATTTTATAGACAGGGATTTTATAATAGTATAAAAGTTTCAGCTCTCTCAACAATATTTGGAATGATAGTATCATTTCAATTAGCTTACTCAATAAGTAGACTTAGTGAGAAGATAAGGGGAAATGTGCTTTTGTACTCAAATATGATGTCAAATTTCTCGGGACTTCCTCTTGCCTTTGCTTTTATAATAATTTTAGGAGCAAATGGGGCGATGACAATTATCTTACAAAAATTAGGAATAGAGGGCTTTGATATCTATACTCAATATGGATTGATACTTGTATATACATATTTCCAAATTCCTTTAGGTACACTGCTTCTATATCCTGCCTTTGATTCTCTTGATGAGAGATGGAAGGAAGCTTGTAGCCTTTTAGGTGGAGGAAAGTTTGATTATTGGAGGAGAATAGGGTTTCCAATTTTAAAATCTTCAATTATTGGAACAGGGATAATTCTTTTTACAAATGCTATTGGAGCTTATGCAACTGCCTATGGAATAATGGTATCAAACTATAATATCATTCCTATAAGAATAGGAGCTTTGATTTCTGGAGATATAATATTAAAGCCAAATCTAGCCTCAGCTCTTGCAGTTCTTTTGATATTTATGATACTTATTGTGTTTTTTATAAATGAAAAATTTGTTCAAAACAATAGATTTAGAAGGGAGGAGAGATAG
- a CDS encoding ABC transporter permease subunit produces the protein MEDNRKHYIITTIILFFLSIPVIGTILYSLSSSWGATILPDGFTLKWFVALFTDLRFLVSLQRSFAIGIVSLLVSMFVIIPSIVISAYYFPKVLKVIEFISLLPFMVPAVVLAVGLLNVYSGVNVRVFGVPLIIIGAYFSVAFPFIYRGIKNSLDGLHLKSLVETVNILGGTNFEAFRYVILPNLKKGIMSSGILSFAILLGEFMYANLLIGGSFETLQVYLYNMKGKSGHFTSAMVTLFFLFIFAVTFIAVNIEKISKSKVKRKD, from the coding sequence ATGGAAGATAATAGAAAACACTATATTATTACAACTATAATACTATTTTTTCTCTCTATTCCTGTTATAGGAACGATTCTTTACTCTTTAAGTAGCAGTTGGGGGGCAACAATTTTACCAGATGGATTTACATTAAAATGGTTTGTAGCACTTTTTACTGATTTAAGATTTCTAGTCTCTCTTCAAAGAAGTTTTGCAATAGGAATTGTATCTCTTTTAGTGAGTATGTTTGTGATAATTCCATCAATAGTAATATCAGCTTACTACTTTCCTAAAGTTTTAAAAGTGATAGAGTTTATCTCACTTCTACCTTTTATGGTTCCTGCTGTTGTTCTTGCAGTTGGGCTTTTGAATGTTTATTCTGGGGTAAATGTAAGAGTGTTTGGAGTACCTCTCATAATTATTGGAGCATATTTTTCTGTGGCATTTCCTTTTATATATAGAGGTATAAAAAATAGTCTTGATGGGCTTCATTTAAAAAGTCTTGTGGAAACTGTAAATATTTTAGGTGGAACAAACTTTGAAGCATTTAGATATGTTATTCTTCCAAACTTAAAAAAGGGGATAATGAGTTCAGGGATACTTAGTTTTGCTATTCTCTTAGGAGAATTTATGTATGCTAACTTGCTTATTGGTGGAAGTTTTGAAACACTTCAAGTTTATCTTTACAATATGAAGGGAAAGAGTGGACACTTTACAAGTGCAATGGTAACTCTGTTTTTCCTATTTATATTTGCAGTGACATTTATTGCAGTAAATATTGAGAAAATATCAAAATCGAAGGTAAAAAGGAAGGATTAA
- a CDS encoding ABC transporter ATP-binding protein, whose translation MSFVEIKNFEKSFGDTKVLKNLSLNIEEGEFITLLGPSGCGKSTLLRCIAGLNSIDNGSIFIDNKDMTNTLPKDRHIGMVFQNYALFPNMTVWENIEFGLKMKKEKDYNEKIKSIIDMVELNGKEDYYPNELSGGQQQRVAFARALITRPKILLLDESLSALDAKIRKSLRDKLRKIQKQLGITTIFVTHDQEEALAVSDRVFVMNKGEISQFGTPEEIYTNPANEFMVDFIGNYNIFKGEDAEKIFGIKDKIVAVRPESIYVREEGRNYQEENFCTTKAHIKDFMITGNIIRYTVVKNNVEFLVDLLNRGENKLFGKDSEIELMFMKKEIKIF comes from the coding sequence ATGAGTTTTGTTGAAATAAAGAATTTTGAAAAATCATTTGGAGATACTAAAGTATTGAAAAATTTAAGTCTTAATATTGAAGAGGGAGAGTTTATAACTCTTCTAGGTCCGTCAGGGTGTGGAAAGAGTACTCTTTTAAGATGTATAGCAGGGCTTAATTCAATAGATAATGGTTCAATATTTATTGATAATAAAGATATGACAAATACTTTACCAAAAGATAGACATATAGGAATGGTTTTTCAAAACTATGCTCTTTTTCCAAATATGACAGTTTGGGAAAATATAGAGTTTGGGCTTAAAATGAAAAAAGAAAAAGATTATAATGAAAAGATAAAAAGTATTATAGATATGGTTGAACTTAATGGAAAAGAGGATTACTATCCTAATGAACTTTCTGGAGGACAACAACAGAGGGTAGCTTTTGCTAGAGCTTTAATAACAAGACCTAAGATACTTCTTCTTGATGAATCTCTTTCAGCTCTTGATGCTAAAATAAGAAAAAGTTTGAGAGATAAGTTGAGAAAAATTCAAAAGCAATTGGGAATAACAACAATATTTGTAACACATGATCAAGAAGAGGCACTAGCTGTTTCAGATAGAGTATTTGTTATGAATAAAGGGGAGATTTCACAGTTTGGAACTCCTGAAGAGATTTATACAAACCCTGCTAATGAATTTATGGTTGATTTTATTGGAAACTATAATATTTTCAAGGGAGAAGATGCAGAAAAAATATTTGGCATAAAGGATAAAATAGTTGCTGTACGTCCTGAATCAATCTATGTGAGAGAAGAGGGAAGAAATTATCAAGAGGAGAATTTCTGCACTACTAAAGCTCATATAAAAGATTTTATGATAACAGGTAATATTATTAGATATACAGTTGTGAAAAACAATGTAGAATTTTTAGTTGATCTTTTAAATAGAGGGGAGAATAAGCTATTTGGAAAAGATAGTGAAATTGAACTTATGTTTATGAAGAAAGAGATAAAAATTTTTTAA
- a CDS encoding NFACT family protein gives MFYIDGISLNKIKDELKRELTGKKINKITKNTETSLSVFFGKTELVFSCNPTFPICYISNSKEGVLENSTGLAANMRKHLLNAMLTDVEQLRFDRILVFKFARINELGEVKNYSIIFEIMGKYSNFILVDGENKIVDLLKRFSLEENRLRAMFPGLQYEQPVIDEKISPIEVREEEFNRFVEEKTLLKNVEGIGKLTVSNIKDFYDFKNILDTPLSPKIFLNNKRIVLGTVLNIVPKEKYDEVLEFDSFREIINYYINTENLSSSFDTLKTRLLDNINKKVKKNSKILSILKAEAEEKSDFEKHKELGDILAASIYSIKRGMTSLKTYDFYNNREIEIPLEPQLSPQENLEKTYKKYNKLKRGMEANARRNKEINEELEYLNSVKLFIDSSDDTNNLKLIQDELVAQGYLKVQQKKGNKKKVNKEIGYGVLEFEDYRIFYGRNNIENDNLTFKVAEKNDIWLHSKNIPGSHVIIKASVVTDEMLMKGAEVAAFYSKSSTGDKISVDYTQKRYINKPKGGKPGFVTYVNEKNILIAKPEKI, from the coding sequence AAATAAATAAAATAACAAAAAATACTGAAACATCATTGTCAGTTTTCTTTGGAAAAACAGAGTTAGTTTTCTCTTGTAACCCTACTTTTCCTATCTGCTATATCTCAAACTCTAAAGAGGGAGTTTTAGAAAATAGCACAGGACTTGCAGCTAATATGAGAAAACATCTATTAAATGCTATGTTGACAGATGTAGAGCAACTTCGATTTGATAGAATATTGGTATTTAAATTTGCTAGAATAAATGAGCTTGGAGAAGTGAAGAACTACTCTATAATTTTTGAAATTATGGGAAAATACTCTAACTTTATTCTAGTTGATGGAGAAAATAAAATAGTAGACCTATTAAAACGTTTCTCTCTTGAAGAGAATAGACTGAGAGCTATGTTCCCAGGATTACAGTATGAACAACCTGTAATAGATGAAAAAATATCTCCTATTGAAGTAAGAGAAGAGGAGTTTAATAGATTTGTAGAGGAAAAAACTCTTCTTAAAAATGTAGAGGGAATTGGAAAATTAACAGTTTCTAATATAAAAGATTTTTATGATTTTAAAAATATATTAGATACCCCTCTATCACCAAAAATATTTTTAAATAATAAGAGAATTGTTTTAGGAACAGTTTTAAATATTGTGCCAAAGGAAAAATATGATGAGGTATTGGAGTTTGATAGTTTTAGAGAGATTATAAACTACTATATCAACACTGAAAATCTATCTAGTTCTTTTGATACTTTAAAAACAAGACTTTTAGATAATATTAATAAAAAGGTAAAGAAAAACAGTAAGATCCTTTCTATTTTAAAAGCTGAGGCTGAAGAGAAAAGTGATTTTGAAAAGCATAAGGAGCTAGGAGATATTTTAGCTGCCTCAATATACTCTATAAAAAGAGGTATGACAAGTTTAAAAACTTATGATTTCTACAATAATAGAGAGATTGAAATACCTTTAGAACCTCAACTTTCTCCGCAAGAGAACCTTGAAAAAACATATAAAAAATACAATAAGTTAAAAAGAGGAATGGAGGCTAATGCTAGAAGAAATAAAGAGATTAATGAGGAATTAGAATATCTGAACAGTGTTAAACTTTTTATTGATAGTAGTGATGATACTAACAACTTGAAATTGATTCAAGATGAGTTAGTTGCACAGGGATATTTAAAAGTTCAGCAAAAGAAAGGTAACAAGAAAAAAGTCAATAAAGAAATAGGATATGGAGTTCTTGAGTTTGAAGATTATAGAATTTTCTATGGAAGAAACAATATTGAAAATGATAATCTTACTTTTAAAGTAGCTGAAAAAAATGATATCTGGTTACACTCAAAAAATATTCCAGGATCACATGTTATTATAAAGGCAAGTGTGGTCACAGATGAGATGCTTATGAAGGGAGCAGAGGTAGCTGCTTTCTATTCTAAGAGTAGTACTGGGGATAAAATAAGTGTTGACTATACTCAAAAGAGATATATAAATAAGCCAAAAGGTGGAAAGCCAGGGTTTGTTACATATGTAAATGAAAAGAATATTCTTATTGCAAAACCTGAGAAGATCTAA